GCAGGCAGCGCTCCTGGCAGGCCTGGTGAACAGCCCCTCCGCCTTCGATCCCATCACCAACCCGGAGAAGTCCAAGCAGCGGCGTGACCTGGTGCTGGGTCTGATGAAGGACCAGAACAAGATCACCGCGGAGGAATACCAGGCCGCCGTGGCCACGCCGGTGGAGCCCAAGGTGACCCAGCCGAAGCAGGGCTGCGCATACGCCGCTTCCGCCCCGTACTTCTGCGACTACATCCTGCACCTGCTGGAGAACAACCCGGCTTACGGAGCGGACGTCAAGGAACGCCAGCGCCTCATCTACGGCGGCGGCCTGACCATCACCACCACCCTTGACCCCAACGCCCAGGCCACGGCCCAGGAGCAGGTCAACGCCGCCACCGGGGCCAATCCCGATAAGTGGGGCTCCTCGATGGTGTCCGTGCAGCCGGGTACCGGCAAGATCGTCTCAATGGCCCAGAACACCACGTTCCTGCCCGGCCAGGGCTTTGATTCCCAGTTGAACTTCAATGTGGACAAGCTGGACAAGGACGGCAACGACCTCAACGGCGTTGGCGGCTTCCAGCCCGGATCCACCATGAAGCCCTTTACCTTCGCTGAGTGGCTCAATGAGGGGAAGACCATGAACACGGTGGTCAACGCAGCCCAGCGCGTGTATCCGCTCAACTACCCGTGGAAGAACACCTGCGGCAAGGTCAACGGCGCGTACAACACGGCGCAGAAGTCCTTGGGCGCAGCGGACGACCTCCAGAACGCTGAGCCGCAGTGGTACCGCCCGCTCACCGTCCTTGAGGGCCTCTACAACTCCATCAACACCGTGACGTTCGCGTCGGCGGCCCAGCTGGACTTCTGCGGCATCCAGAAGATCGTCGACGCCGTGGGCCTGCACAGCGGACTGCCCTCGGCAGACGGCAGCGAGCCGCACCCCAAGGTGGACATGATGACGCTGGGCAACCTGCTCGGTTCCACCCAGACATCACCGCTCACGATGGCCAGCGCGTTCGCCACCTTCGCGAATGACGGCAAGTACTGCGAACCCATCGCCATCACCTCGGTTGTGGACGCCACCGGCAAGCAGCTCCCGGCGCAGTCCAGCAGCTGCCGCGATGCCATCAAGCCCGAGGTCGCCCGCGGCGTGAACTACGCGCTTCAGGAAGTCATGAACCGGGGCTCGGGCGCACTGATCCAGCCGCGGCTTTCCACCAAGACCAGCTTCCCCATCGGCGCCAAGACCGGTACGTCCAACAACAACGGTTCCACCTGGGTTGTTGGCCACACCACCGGCCTGGCCACCGCCGCCTGGTTCGGTGACCCCCTGGGCGGACAGAGCCGCGCGGGACAGAACATCACCGTCAACGGGAAGTTTTACCAGGGCATCGACGGTTACATGATCGCCGGGCCGATGTTCTCCAACTTCATGACCAAGATCGCTCCGGCCTACGGGACCAACCCGTTCCCCGCGCCTCCCAGCAACATGATCAATGGCACCACCGCCAACACGACGCCTGGACGGACCACTCCCCAGGCAACCCAGGCTCCTGTCCCCGCCCCGCAGGCGACGCAGGCGCCGGTCACCCAGGCGCCGGCACCGGCGCCCGCCCCCACCAGCAATGGGAACGGCAACGGCAACGGCAAGGGAAACGGCTAAACACGCATGAATATCGATAGCCTGGCAAGCCGCGCCCGTTCAATCGGGCGCGGCTTTGCCGTCACTGCCGGAGCCGGGGCCGCGGCCGGAATGGCCGCTTTCGGGTATGGCCTGTGGGAGAAGAACCAATTCGTCCTCCGCGAGGAAACCCTGGCCATCCTCCCGCCCGGCAGGGCCCCTTTCCGGATCCTGCACCTGAGCGACATCCACTTCGTGCCCGGGCAGAAGAAGAAGGCTGACTGGCTTGGGTCACTTGCCGACCTCCG
This region of Arthrobacter sp. DNA4 genomic DNA includes:
- a CDS encoding transglycosylase domain-containing protein, with protein sequence MATRNNPLFDTATTLGKILLFLGVSAICGVLVAGLLVPAAAVSGSAASGSIDFFDSLPAELKVDPPSQTTRILAADGSEIASVYTENRTKVPLDQISPNMKNAIIAVEDSRFYEHGGVDTTGILRALVATARGNKQGASTITQQYVNNVLNANLAAAGEEDQIKLNGVNKGVGDKLREMKLSIALEKEFTKDQILEGYLNIVFFNRDAYGIEAASHYFFSTTAKDLTLPQAALLAGLVNSPSAFDPITNPEKSKQRRDLVLGLMKDQNKITAEEYQAAVATPVEPKVTQPKQGCAYAASAPYFCDYILHLLENNPAYGADVKERQRLIYGGGLTITTTLDPNAQATAQEQVNAATGANPDKWGSSMVSVQPGTGKIVSMAQNTTFLPGQGFDSQLNFNVDKLDKDGNDLNGVGGFQPGSTMKPFTFAEWLNEGKTMNTVVNAAQRVYPLNYPWKNTCGKVNGAYNTAQKSLGAADDLQNAEPQWYRPLTVLEGLYNSINTVTFASAAQLDFCGIQKIVDAVGLHSGLPSADGSEPHPKVDMMTLGNLLGSTQTSPLTMASAFATFANDGKYCEPIAITSVVDATGKQLPAQSSSCRDAIKPEVARGVNYALQEVMNRGSGALIQPRLSTKTSFPIGAKTGTSNNNGSTWVVGHTTGLATAAWFGDPLGGQSRAGQNITVNGKFYQGIDGYMIAGPMFSNFMTKIAPAYGTNPFPAPPSNMINGTTANTTPGRTTPQATQAPVPAPQATQAPVTQAPAPAPAPTSNGNGNGNGKGNG